The following are from one region of the Methanofollis sp. genome:
- a CDS encoding ATP-binding cassette domain-containing protein translates to MPGGTIDLAGVSTAYEGSDRPVIRGLTFTVAPGEFVVVGGPNGAGKTTLLETVNGMLPITRGRATVCGLDVASRGYEVRKRVGYVIQNFAFDPLAPFIVRDVVMMGRYGLLGYGRRPGEADRRIARDVMDLLGIDDLAERPIGKLSGGQQQKVLIAQSIVKKPDILLLDEPFSNLDLGTRDFICGVLAGIADEGCTVMMVSHAFDALPNREVRVLVMNDGQLIFNRPCPADEVEDHVRTLSGGPHA, encoded by the coding sequence ATGCCTGGCGGCACTATCGACCTTGCAGGGGTTTCCACTGCATACGAAGGGTCTGACAGGCCGGTGATCAGGGGCCTCACCTTCACCGTCGCCCCGGGAGAGTTTGTCGTTGTCGGCGGACCGAACGGCGCCGGAAAGACAACTCTCCTTGAGACGGTCAATGGGATGCTCCCGATCACCCGCGGGCGGGCGACGGTCTGCGGTCTCGACGTCGCTTCCCGGGGCTATGAGGTCCGCAAGCGGGTCGGCTACGTCATCCAGAACTTCGCCTTCGACCCCCTCGCTCCCTTCATAGTCAGGGACGTCGTGATGATGGGGCGCTACGGCCTGCTCGGCTATGGCCGGCGGCCGGGCGAGGCGGACCGAAGGATCGCGAGGGACGTGATGGACCTCCTCGGCATCGACGACCTCGCGGAGAGGCCGATCGGCAAACTCTCCGGCGGGCAGCAGCAGAAAGTGCTCATCGCCCAGAGTATCGTCAAAAAGCCCGATATCCTCCTCCTCGACGAACCCTTCTCCAACCTCGACCTGGGCACCCGCGACTTTATCTGCGGGGTGCTTGCCGGCATTGCAGACGAGGGCTGCACCGTCATGATGGTCTCCCATGCCTTCGACGCACTCCCAAACAGGGAGGTAAGGGTGCTTGTGATGAATGACGGGCAGCTCATCTTCAACAGGCCCTGCCCGGCAGACGAGGTCGAGGATCATGTCCGCACCCTCTCGGGAGGCCCGCATGCTTGA
- a CDS encoding formylmethanofuran dehydrogenase subunit E family protein — protein sequence MHRHNGCQYLNLERDLTVTDLAVFHGHLGPYIVIGYRIGKYASEHVCNNPFDLRARVYCAGTPPESCLADGVQLGSGCTLGKRNIEIIKSDQVAVEFETDGRTVRIVPRPFGLPEGDGEDYEALIEAFAEEMYYLEDAELFTAGEH from the coding sequence ATGCACAGACATAACGGCTGCCAGTACCTCAATCTGGAGCGCGACCTCACCGTCACGGACCTCGCTGTGTTTCACGGCCATCTCGGCCCGTATATCGTCATCGGATACAGGATCGGAAAATACGCGAGCGAGCACGTCTGCAACAACCCCTTCGACCTCAGGGCACGGGTCTACTGCGCCGGCACGCCCCCGGAGTCCTGCCTCGCCGACGGCGTCCAGCTCGGCAGCGGGTGCACCCTCGGCAAAAGGAACATCGAGATCATCAAGAGCGATCAGGTCGCCGTCGAGTTTGAGACAGACGGCAGGACTGTCAGGATCGTCCCCCGGCCATTCGGCCTTCCAGAAGGCGACGGAGAAGACTACGAGGCCCTGATCGAAGCCTTTGCCGAAGAGATGTATTATCTCGAAGACGCCGAACTCTTCACCGCCGGCGAGCACTGA